From the Saccharomonospora marina XMU15 genome, the window TCGTCGGGGCGGCGGCGGACCTGTGCCCGTTCGATCCGGGGCTCTTCCAGCAGCAGCGCGGCGTCCACCGCGCCGGGGTCGGCGTCCTTGGGCACGTCGGCGAGCCACCGGGTGTGTTTGCTGTGCGCGCATTCGTGAGTCAGCGCGCCCCAGGTGGGGGCATAGCGTTTCCGGTCGCTGATCCGGTGTGGTTTGGCGGTGGCGGGGTCGACCGGGTGCAGGTGCGTACCGTCGACTTCGATCATGGCGGTGGCGGGCAGGAAACACGCCGGGGCACCCTGTCCGGCACCGGGCGCGATGGTGACCAGCAGGTCGTCCCGGTCGGCGATCGCGGGGACCTCGGCGGTCAGCGCGGCGGAGAGCGCGTCCCATCCGGGGGCGGCGGGGAACACAGCCGACGCGGTGGCGGCGGGGTCGGCGATCATGTGCGCGGTCATCGCGGTGTGTCCTTTCCGGACGGTTCGGGCGGGTGGCGGGCGGTCAGATACGTGCACCGAGTGCCAGCGGGGCAACGGTTTTACCGAAGGCGATCTTGACGGCGGTGGCCACGATGTCGCGGTCCTCCTCGGGGGCGGTGCCGATCAGGTTCCCGGCGGCGGCGTCGGTGCCCAACACGTCGGCGATCTTCTGGAATGCCAACAGTTCGCGCAGTTGCGGTGCCCACCGGATCTCGCCGCCCGCCTGCCGGGTCGACAGGTTGCGCGCCACGGACACCGCGCGAGTGTCGATCTTGAGTTGCGTCGCGAGGTCGTAGTCGGTGGACACCTGGATCTGCACGGAAAACCGCGACGCCAACGCATCGGACAGCACCGCGCCGTGCACGCCGGGGTTGTGTCCGGCCACCACATAGAAACCGGGGGCGGCGTCGATGACCTCACCGCCATTGGCCTTGATCATGATTTGGCGGCGGCCGTCCATCGCGGGGTAGACCACGGCGAGCACGGTCGGCGGTATGAGCGTGGCGTCGTCGATGAACAGGGTCCGGCCTTCGCGCATCGCGCGGACCAGCGGACCGTGCACGAACACGAATTTCCCGTCCGGGGTCTGGGTGTACTCGCCCACGATGTCGGCGACCGTGGTGTCCCCGTCGCCCTGAATCGTGACCAGGTCACCGAAAGCGGCCTCGACGACCGAGGTCTTCCCGGTTCCGGGTGGTCCGTACATCAGGGCGGCGACCCCAGCGTCACGCAACTTGCGCAACGCGGTCACGTCGGGCAGCCCGGACAGCTTGCGCGGGTGGTAGAGCTGCCCGTTCGGGCGCGTGACCGGACCGGTCACGGCCGGAGTCGTCGGGGCGGTCGGCGTGGTCGTCGCGGGCGGTGTCGTCGGGCGGGGTGTGCGGGGGCGGCGGGGTGTGCCGGACGGGACCGCCACGGGCGCGGCGGCGGCGTCGGCGGTGGTCGGGGTCGACCGGTAGCGGACCGGTTTGGTCGAGGTTTGTTCGGCGTAGCCCCCGGCGGTCAGCGCGGCGAGTGCGTTGCCGATCGCGCCCGATGACTTCCCGCCGAGTGCGGCGGCGATGTTGCGCGGGGTCAGTTCGGTGCCCGCCTGATCGGTGAGGACTTGCGCCACCTGTCGGCGGAGTTCGCCGTTGGGCAACCGCCCGCCCGCCGGGGCGGTGGTCGTCGTGCCGGATGCCGCCGGGGCGGTCGTCGGCGTGGCTGGCGTGGTCATCGCGGGGTGGTCCTTTCGATCTAGTGCGGGCGGCGGGGAACGGTCAGACCGTGGCGGCGTCGATGGCGTCGGGCGCGTTCTGGTGGGCTTCGGCGGCGGCGTCGGCCGATTCCTGGGTGTGGCCGTATTCGACCCACCCGCAGTAACAAAACGCGGTCACCGTGTTGTCGGTTTCGGTGGTGGTGTCGGCGTAACACATAATCGGCCCCATTCGTCGGACATAGCTCGCGCCGGGTGTGGTATTCGGTGTGGTTTCCGGTTCCCCCGGTGGTAATTCAATTATGACTCTGCCGCGCGCCGCGCGCAATAGAAATGGCCCCCCATTTTCAAGACTCTTTTCGTGGTCGTCGCGGGGAAATAGAAAGCCGTCCGTACGGTCACAATTCCGGCCGTCGTTGCGCCAGTTTTCGCAGGTCAGCGACCGTGTCGTGCGCCGGCCACCGCGGACGGGAATAGCAAGGTAAGGGGCAAGGAATGCCATCGGCAGAGGATAAGAAATAAAACAAAACAATAGGGAAAGTGAGTACGGGTGAAGGTGAGAGATAGCCAAAAGGTGAGAACAGATGAGCGATGAGGGCGCCGGCCACCCAGCCCGCCCCGATGTGTCTACCGGCTTGTGGACAAGCGAGTCTGGGATACCAGCGGATCCCCCTACGGCGTCGCTGACCAGCATCTCCGCAGGCCGCAGGGGGTGGTCCTCTAACCTGATCCCCCGTATGAACCCCATCATGAACCCCCGTATGAACCCCCAACGGAAGCCACTGTGCGTGTAGATGATCTCCAGTTCGACTACTGCGCGTGACATTCGGTCACGGTTCGCTTTGAGTAGGAATACGGTGGGCCGGTTCCGCCGTTCGGCGTAACGTGGAGGGCTCTACTGCTACGAGTCGAGGAGGCCAGGACTGGCTCTGCGGCCGTGCTGACCAGGCACGACCGTTTAGGTGGCAGCCGCAGGGGGCACGTCGCCGGACGAGGGGACGACGGGCGCGGCGCGAGGGTCGGGTCAGTGCACACGGGGAGGCGCTATGAAGGTCGGGGACGAGAGGTTCCTTCGGGGTTTGTACGACCTGAAGTATCTTTTCGGGGACAAGTGGGCACCGGCCATCCTGGTCACGCTCTCGGGCGGCCCCATGCGGCGAAAAGAAATTCTCTCCACGATCAGCTCGTATTCCATTGGTGAAGAATGGTCGGACAAACACGCCGTCCTGCACGATAGCATTCTGGCCCGCACATTGAAAAAGATGACCGAAGAAGGTCTTTTGAAGCGGGTTCGATGCACAAAGACTTTTCCGGTCACGGTTACTTACGAGTTGAAGCCGGAAGTCTTGGAGTTCTTGACGCTGACTGAGACGCTCGTGGCCTGGGCTGATGAGCATCAGGAACTCATCGCGCAGGCCCAGGCATACAGTCGCCGGAATGGCGACGAGATGGGCACGCTGACGGAAATTGCCGAGCTGGACGAACTCGGCCTCGGCGATGAAGTGGACGACGAATAGGCCGAGCTGGCACACGCCCGCACGGTCCGGGCCGGCAACGACAAGCCCTCGCCGCCGTTGCCCCATCGCCTCAGCTGGCCGCGATGCGACCACGTTCGCCTTGGGCCTGTGCACTCGCGTCGTCAGCTGAGCTGCCCTCGTGGCGCTGCTCCAGCCGGGCAGCCAGCCCACGAGCCTGCGGAGTCGGCGTCGCGTCGACCTCGGCGAGCCGGGTGGTCAGCAAGGTCAGCGTCCGCGGGATGGCGTCGAGCTGCCCGAGGCGTTCCTGCAGCCGCATGATGTCGCGGTAGAGCAGTTCGTTGTGCGGATCGAAGGCCCGCGCGACTTCCAGCAGATCCAGGGTCTGCTGGGGATCGGAGTCCACCAGGGCGCGGGCCAGCGCGGCGACGGCGTCGATGGCGTCGCGGCGGATCGCCTCACGTGCGGGCTCGATCCACTCGTTCGACATGCCCTCGGCCAGCGGTCCGCCGTAGCTGTTGACCACCTCCCGGTACGCCTCGACACGAGCCTGGTCGGTCGAGGCCGCGCGACGAGCCGCGACGGCGTGCGCGAAGCGCCAGTAGTCACTGCGAACGCTCGCGGGATCGAGCCGGTAGCGCCCGTTGCTGGCGGAGACGATGTCGGTCACCGTGCCGTTCGTGGCGGTGGCCAGCGCGCTGCGCATCCGCGACAGCGCCGTGTGCAGCGCGTTGGTCGGCCGCGCCGGCGGGTCCTGGCCCCACAGGGCGGACACGAGCGTCTCGCGGGTGGCACCGTCAGGATGAAGCGCCAGCAGCACCAGCAACTCCTTGGTCCTGGGCTGCAAGGTGCCGGTGATCTCGTGCGCATCGCCGGTGGCGCCGGGTTCGGGGTGCCAGTGCACCCGCAGGTCACCGAGCACGGTCACGGTGATCAGCGCCGGGCTGGTGTCCTGTTCAGCGCCGCTGGTGGTGGTTGGCGGTGTCTCGGCCACGGGCTCGGCGGGCTCGCCGGTGGACGCCGGTTCGTTGGTCTCGCTTTCGCCGCGGTGCTCTGTCTCGTCGTTGGCCAGGCGCGACGGGACCGGCCGCTGGTCGCTGGAAGCCGCTGGGCGCAGACGGACGCCGGGCGGCTGAACATCGGCGGGGGCGAGGATCTCCAGCTCGGTGTCCGGCGGGGCGGGTGCAGTGACCGCAGCCGTGACTTCCAGCTCAACCTCGCCCGCGTCCGAACCGCCGGTCTCGAGCAGGTCAGCCTCGCCCGGCGAGATCTGATTGCTGCCGGCGGGGCTTGCCTTGACGATGCGAGGGCGCGGCGTCGATGGCGCGACCACGACGTCGTCGGCAGCCACGGGCGGGTCCGGCTCGGCGTCCCGGAGCAGCGTCAGCAGTTCGGCGGTGTCGTCGTCGCCGAGGCGGAACATCCGAGTGCCGCGCAGGGCCTCGCCCAAACCGGGGCCGGTGGCCGAGATCGTGCCGTCCTGGCGGATGTAGCAGGTGACGCCGGGTTGCCACTGGCCCAGCAGCAGCCCGGTGACGCCGAACGGCGCGCCGTTGTCCAAGACGGCCTGCAGCCGCTGATGGTGTGCTGGTGGCCGTGCCACCAGCACCAGAGGCGGCCAGGTTCCCGGCTCGGCGTCGGGCTTACGGCTTGCCGAGGCACGTACCAGGGTCTCGGCCTCTACCGCGTCCAGCGCGTCGTCCAGGTCGGCGACGATCCGCACGGCCGAGGGCAGGTGTCCCTGGGCTGCTCCGCGTCCGAGCAGCGAGACCAGGTCGTCGGCCGGGACGATGACAACCGCCCCGGCCGACGTCGCCAGGTGGCCTGCGGAGGTGGTGAGCGCGGTGACCAGCAGCGCGCGGGCCGCTGCGGGGGCGCCAGCGCCGACCAGCCCGAGGCCGCGGGCGGTCGCGAGGTCGAGGGCGACCTCGCGACCGTCGCGGACACCCAGACCTGGCGCGACGGTGGGGGGTCGGCCGGCGCCGGTCTGGGGTGCGCCCACCACGAGCGGTGGCGCAGGCGGGACACGTAGCGAACGCCGCTGTTCCTCCTCGTCCGGGTAGTCCTCGTCGAGGTCGATCTCGTCGTCGGCCTCGGCGCGCAGATGAGCAAGCCGCAAC encodes:
- a CDS encoding AAA family ATPase, which translates into the protein MTTPATPTTAPAASGTTTTAPAGGRLPNGELRRQVAQVLTDQAGTELTPRNIAAALGGKSSGAIGNALAALTAGGYAEQTSTKPVRYRSTPTTADAAAAPVAVPSGTPRRPRTPRPTTPPATTTPTAPTTPAVTGPVTRPNGQLYHPRKLSGLPDVTALRKLRDAGVAALMYGPPGTGKTSVVEAAFGDLVTIQGDGDTTVADIVGEYTQTPDGKFVFVHGPLVRAMREGRTLFIDDATLIPPTVLAVVYPAMDGRRQIMIKANGGEVIDAAPGFYVVAGHNPGVHGAVLSDALASRFSVQIQVSTDYDLATQLKIDTRAVSVARNLSTRQAGGEIRWAPQLRELLAFQKIADVLGTDAAAGNLIGTAPEEDRDIVATAVKIAFGKTVAPLALGARI
- a CDS encoding winged helix-turn-helix transcriptional regulator translates to MKVGDERFLRGLYDLKYLFGDKWAPAILVTLSGGPMRRKEILSTISSYSIGEEWSDKHAVLHDSILARTLKKMTEEGLLKRVRCTKTFPVTVTYELKPEVLEFLTLTETLVAWADEHQELIAQAQAYSRRNGDEMGTLTEIAELDELGLGDEVDDE
- a CDS encoding BTAD domain-containing putative transcriptional regulator, coding for MTSTSHQSDREPARPPSAGRRVWWALAGMFRFVGRVLRGLVAGTVLLALVAGLPWALWHYIGWPLPNHVPTWAEVQGVLLGPMTTTFLLNFLACLCWITWAAFTIDVLRCTVDLARSGFDAARLPDFSAAGPVHALAGVLVGAVLLAVLGNRPAPAPVTSLSTALGTGSQVVATAPAWQHQAPAGETVVVRNAVYSTQTITKDSTATAPAHPESVVVLAPQNGVHDSLWRIAERTLGDGARWPEIFDLNKGKPQPNGHSFTKPSLIFPGEELALPREASAPAVPPQQPADPHQTTPAPPTTAPPTSAAPPTSIQPSTPAQPAPSTQQAPPAATSTNTPPATGDPGVRWGTELFVGLGLAAAVSAALMVARRRYRSRYRPGSGDRDDLPVAPVVYQLRLAHLRAEADDEIDLDEDYPDEEEQRRSLRVPPAPPLVVGAPQTGAGRPPTVAPGLGVRDGREVALDLATARGLGLVGAGAPAAARALLVTALTTSAGHLATSAGAVVIVPADDLVSLLGRGAAQGHLPSAVRIVADLDDALDAVEAETLVRASASRKPDAEPGTWPPLVLVARPPAHHQRLQAVLDNGAPFGVTGLLLGQWQPGVTCYIRQDGTISATGPGLGEALRGTRMFRLGDDDTAELLTLLRDAEPDPPVAADDVVVAPSTPRPRIVKASPAGSNQISPGEADLLETGGSDAGEVELEVTAAVTAPAPPDTELEILAPADVQPPGVRLRPAASSDQRPVPSRLANDETEHRGESETNEPASTGEPAEPVAETPPTTTSGAEQDTSPALITVTVLGDLRVHWHPEPGATGDAHEITGTLQPRTKELLVLLALHPDGATRETLVSALWGQDPPARPTNALHTALSRMRSALATATNGTVTDIVSASNGRYRLDPASVRSDYWRFAHAVAARRAASTDQARVEAYREVVNSYGGPLAEGMSNEWIEPAREAIRRDAIDAVAALARALVDSDPQQTLDLLEVARAFDPHNELLYRDIMRLQERLGQLDAIPRTLTLLTTRLAEVDATPTPQARGLAARLEQRHEGSSADDASAQAQGERGRIAAS